A stretch of the Sphingobacterium thalpophilum genome encodes the following:
- the mnmE gene encoding tRNA uridine-5-carboxymethylaminomethyl(34) synthesis GTPase MnmE has product MSNTGYITEDTIVALATSTGANGAIAVIRVSGQQAITITNDIFKGKDLSAQPSHTIHFGTIRDGDEIIDEVLVSLFVAPNSYTRENSVEISTHNSKYIIERVISLLIKKGARAARPGEFTLRAFLNGGMDLSQAEAVADLIASNSAASHQVAMQQMRGGFSGQLKSLREDLIHFASLIELELDFSEEDVEFANREQLKNLITRIQVIVQKLIQSFEQGNVLKNGVPVVIAGKPNVGKSTLLNAFLNEERAIVSDIAGTTRDTIEDEMNIHGVTFRFIDTAGIRETADIIEAKGVERTREKMKQARLIIYLFDPIQDTIEDVQSQLAEVHELQIPFITIINKCDLLTEKQKASYEALAPLYISARKQIGVEELKEELINRVQLGNLNTDDVMVTNIRHVEALQKTSDSLERVLFGIDNPVTSDFLAMDIRQALYHLGEITGSVSTDDLLDNIFSKFCIGK; this is encoded by the coding sequence ATGTCCAATACAGGTTATATCACTGAAGATACAATTGTCGCATTAGCAACATCCACCGGCGCGAATGGCGCCATTGCAGTTATCCGGGTATCAGGCCAACAGGCGATTACGATCACAAATGACATTTTCAAGGGCAAAGATCTGTCGGCACAGCCTTCGCATACCATTCATTTTGGCACCATACGTGATGGCGATGAAATCATTGACGAGGTGTTGGTTTCCCTGTTTGTTGCCCCCAACTCATATACAAGGGAAAACTCGGTCGAAATATCCACACATAATTCCAAATATATTATTGAGCGCGTCATCAGTTTGCTGATCAAAAAGGGAGCACGCGCGGCACGTCCGGGCGAATTTACGCTTAGGGCATTCCTCAATGGTGGTATGGACCTCTCCCAGGCAGAAGCCGTTGCAGATTTGATTGCCTCCAATTCGGCAGCGTCCCATCAGGTAGCCATGCAGCAGATGCGTGGTGGTTTCTCCGGCCAGCTCAAGTCTCTTCGGGAGGATTTAATACATTTCGCCTCACTGATCGAACTTGAACTGGACTTCTCCGAAGAAGATGTCGAGTTTGCTAACAGAGAACAGCTTAAGAATCTTATTACCAGGATCCAGGTGATCGTTCAAAAGTTAATCCAGTCTTTTGAGCAAGGCAACGTACTGAAGAATGGTGTGCCGGTAGTGATTGCCGGAAAACCGAATGTAGGCAAGTCCACCCTGCTCAACGCCTTTTTAAATGAGGAACGAGCAATTGTCTCCGATATCGCTGGTACCACCCGTGATACCATCGAAGATGAAATGAATATCCACGGCGTGACCTTCCGCTTTATAGATACTGCCGGTATTCGTGAGACCGCGGATATCATCGAAGCTAAAGGCGTCGAACGCACACGTGAAAAAATGAAGCAGGCGCGGCTGATTATCTATCTTTTCGACCCCATACAGGATACTATCGAAGACGTGCAGTCTCAGCTGGCCGAAGTCCATGAGCTTCAGATACCGTTTATTACCATCATCAACAAATGTGATCTGCTCACTGAAAAACAAAAAGCAAGCTATGAGGCACTTGCGCCACTTTATATTTCGGCGAGAAAACAGATCGGCGTTGAAGAACTGAAAGAGGAACTCATCAACCGGGTGCAACTAGGCAATCTGAATACCGATGATGTTATGGTGACCAACATCCGGCATGTTGAGGCGCTACAAAAGACCTCCGACTCTCTGGAACGCGTATTATTCGGAATTGATAATCCCGTCACTTCGGACTTTCTGGCCATGGATATCAGACAGGCATTGTATCATCTCGGTGAGATCACGGGCAGTGTGTCGACAGACGATTTACTGGACAATATTTTTTCAAAATTCTGTATCGGAAAGTAA
- a CDS encoding YihY/virulence factor BrkB family protein: protein MNINTRSESKLNTYWQILKNTGAGFLNEDSMKYSASLSYYTVFSIGPILVLIIALAGIFYGEDAIEGKVFTELRGLVGNGAANQIQEVIQNLELSGKSSMALIISSVTLILGATTVFGDIQNSINKIWHVRAKPKKGWLKLIQDRLLSSSLVIGLGFLLVVTLIINGVILALTSQLQRYFPDMAVMLVDAVNFALSFGIIFLLFSVIFKVLPDVNIQWRTVRAGALFTSILFVLGRYLIGIYLEHSATQDTYGAAGSFVLILLWVYYTAAILYFGAIYTREYATVMGIPIEPSQFAVHVETQEIERDVAEIPPAPLSPEENTSTADNR, encoded by the coding sequence ATGAATATAAACACGAGAAGCGAAAGCAAGCTAAACACCTATTGGCAGATATTAAAAAATACGGGAGCTGGATTTCTGAATGAGGACTCGATGAAATATAGTGCTTCGTTATCTTACTATACCGTTTTTTCGATAGGTCCAATATTGGTTTTGATTATTGCATTGGCCGGAATATTCTATGGAGAAGATGCCATCGAAGGTAAGGTGTTCACAGAGTTACGTGGTCTGGTCGGCAATGGAGCAGCAAACCAGATCCAGGAAGTAATTCAGAATCTGGAGCTGTCCGGTAAGTCTTCCATGGCGTTGATCATCAGCAGCGTCACCCTGATCCTTGGTGCGACCACGGTCTTTGGGGACATCCAGAATTCGATCAATAAAATCTGGCATGTGCGGGCAAAGCCCAAAAAAGGCTGGTTAAAACTTATTCAGGACAGGCTGTTATCATCTTCGTTGGTCATTGGACTAGGCTTTCTGCTTGTCGTCACGCTGATCATCAATGGAGTGATACTGGCACTGACCAGCCAGTTACAGCGGTATTTTCCAGATATGGCAGTCATGCTGGTGGATGCGGTTAACTTTGCGCTTTCTTTTGGTATTATCTTTTTGCTCTTCAGTGTTATATTCAAGGTGCTTCCTGATGTCAATATACAGTGGCGGACTGTGCGTGCGGGCGCATTGTTTACCTCCATATTGTTTGTTCTGGGCCGCTACCTGATCGGGATTTACCTTGAGCATTCGGCCACACAGGATACATACGGCGCAGCGGGATCCTTTGTATTAATTCTACTCTGGGTATATTACACGGCTGCAATTTTGTATTTCGGTGCGATCTATACAAGAGAATATGCAACGGTCATGGGTATCCCCATTGAGCCCTCGCAATTTGCAGTACACGTAGAGACGCAGGAGATAGAGCGTGATGTAGCCGAGATACCGCCGGCACCCCTCAGTCCCGAGGAAAATACCAGCACTGCCGACAATCGATAG
- a CDS encoding response regulator, giving the protein MIKIAITDDHPLLLEGLKNIINAHEDYEVVGMYANAADLFNHIESDHPLVLLLDINLPDANGIDLVKGLKENYKDLKIVAFSVHNELAVINSILNEGADAYLQKNAHGYEIIAAITQVLLGNRYICEKTQAILNKKTDTGLKQVPKLTRREKEILSYVAKGLTTNQIADALFISSHTVESHRKNLMEKFQTKSVTAAVKSAIEYGLIRES; this is encoded by the coding sequence ATGATAAAGATAGCAATCACAGATGACCATCCGCTATTGCTGGAGGGCCTAAAAAACATCATCAATGCCCATGAAGACTACGAAGTTGTGGGTATGTATGCCAATGCAGCCGATCTATTTAATCATATAGAGTCTGACCATCCACTGGTCTTATTGTTGGACATCAACCTTCCGGATGCCAATGGAATAGATCTGGTTAAGGGCCTGAAAGAGAACTACAAGGATCTAAAAATTGTGGCATTCAGCGTGCATAATGAGCTGGCCGTGATCAATAGCATTCTCAATGAGGGGGCTGACGCTTATCTGCAGAAAAATGCGCATGGTTATGAGATCATCGCTGCTATAACTCAAGTGCTGCTCGGTAATCGATATATCTGTGAGAAGACGCAGGCAATTTTAAACAAAAAAACAGATACAGGCCTTAAACAGGTGCCCAAGCTGACGCGGCGGGAGAAAGAGATTCTGTCATACGTCGCTAAAGGGTTGACCACAAATCAGATTGCAGATGCATTGTTTATCAGTTCGCATACTGTTGAAAGCCATAGGAAAAATCTAATGGAAAAGTTTCAGACCAAAAGTGTGACTGCCGCGGTAAAATCAGCCATCGAATACGGACTGATCCGTGAATCTTGA
- a CDS encoding ATP-binding protein, which translates to MANPPAIAIGFMGYLYAVFRSIAVCVVSLCCCCLLFGQEQLQELKKSYYNLPLGSKERFILTGKYAQALYFNNEKTLASQLLNDNIQLAKSYPDKQYYAYLNCIAAMNSFNDHAFEKSRFYLEHAKSVLPFIHDNGTRGYVHYCEGWIMTRQNKEDQAVPQFHKALSFLEKAVPTESNMARKLAIYKELTAIYANQRNYEFQEKYTGLLLETAKAGNNVASLFDAYMQAGYLFEEEYRSNKSDRNLLRKAEQHYLDAYSLVRSNRKSLVNPTDIAYVSVNLANLYHEFFPEDDKKALTFAEQALDIAEEAGQNVIAIPAYGILADVALKNGQRDKGKKYLQQALFILEGEPHYDPQLGLSLYSRLAEINVEEGRYEEAFKYQKKYINVFEKAFNSDKLDKTKQLEIKLERELQNQKLMRLRLEGEKKEQQIKLMKALADKQSQLVENLKLNELNRTQQLKVVQLERDKKEQDLQLSRLENEQRMQELDVSKKEIAFKSRMNSIYIWLFVSCLVAVVLLFYAYWQRSRTLRQKEHLHGLEIEKNNQQNEIKNLTAMLAGEEKERTRLARDLHDGLGGLLSGAKLGLSSLSEGPSEASSVKDGISKSIALLDNAVDELRRLAHNLMPDLIIKYGLKEALQDYAARMSHVKCQVECEFLQFESKLTAEQEISLYRIIQELVNNALKHARASNILIQLSSYNERLHLTIEDDGRGFDTNTVDLQHSAGMHNVRSRLSFLHGDMKIRSVVGEGTTIEIEIPMV; encoded by the coding sequence TTGGCAAATCCACCAGCGATAGCAATTGGCTTTATGGGATATCTTTATGCTGTTTTCAGATCGATAGCTGTATGCGTTGTTTCTCTATGCTGCTGTTGCCTACTTTTTGGACAGGAGCAATTGCAGGAGCTAAAAAAATCATATTATAATCTTCCTTTGGGAAGCAAGGAACGCTTTATTCTCACCGGAAAGTATGCGCAGGCCCTGTATTTCAACAATGAAAAAACACTCGCTAGCCAGCTGCTCAATGACAATATTCAATTGGCAAAAAGCTATCCAGATAAACAGTATTATGCTTATCTCAACTGTATTGCTGCGATGAACAGCTTTAATGATCACGCATTTGAAAAGTCGCGTTTTTATCTTGAGCATGCAAAATCTGTATTGCCGTTCATTCATGACAATGGCACGAGGGGATACGTTCACTACTGTGAAGGCTGGATTATGACCCGGCAAAACAAAGAGGATCAGGCAGTCCCTCAATTTCACAAAGCCCTCTCTTTTTTGGAGAAAGCCGTTCCAACTGAAAGCAACATGGCCCGGAAGCTTGCCATCTATAAAGAGCTGACGGCAATCTATGCGAATCAGCGGAATTACGAGTTTCAGGAAAAATATACTGGTCTTTTGCTGGAGACCGCCAAGGCTGGAAATAACGTTGCCAGCTTGTTTGATGCGTATATGCAGGCAGGGTATTTATTTGAGGAGGAATACCGATCCAATAAGAGTGACCGCAATCTGCTAAGGAAAGCCGAGCAGCATTATCTTGATGCCTACAGTCTGGTTCGAAGTAACCGGAAATCGCTGGTCAATCCAACAGATATTGCTTATGTGTCGGTAAATCTTGCCAATCTATACCACGAATTTTTCCCTGAGGATGATAAAAAAGCTTTAACTTTCGCAGAGCAGGCGCTGGATATTGCCGAGGAGGCAGGGCAGAACGTCATTGCAATCCCCGCTTACGGTATTTTGGCGGACGTTGCATTAAAGAATGGCCAAAGAGACAAAGGGAAGAAGTATCTGCAGCAGGCCCTCTTTATATTGGAAGGCGAGCCGCATTATGATCCCCAGCTCGGTTTAAGTCTTTATAGTAGACTAGCCGAAATCAACGTGGAAGAAGGCCGATATGAAGAAGCCTTTAAATATCAGAAAAAGTATATTAATGTCTTTGAAAAGGCATTCAATTCAGATAAACTGGATAAAACCAAGCAGTTAGAAATCAAGCTCGAACGAGAACTGCAAAACCAGAAACTGATGCGCCTTCGTCTGGAGGGAGAAAAGAAGGAGCAACAGATTAAGCTGATGAAAGCGCTGGCCGATAAGCAAAGCCAGCTGGTTGAGAACTTAAAGCTGAATGAACTCAACCGGACGCAACAGCTTAAGGTGGTACAGCTGGAACGTGACAAAAAAGAGCAGGATCTCCAACTGAGCCGGCTGGAAAACGAACAGCGCATGCAGGAGCTGGATGTGTCAAAAAAGGAAATTGCGTTTAAATCACGCATGAATTCTATTTATATCTGGCTGTTTGTTAGTTGTTTAGTTGCTGTTGTTCTACTGTTTTATGCTTACTGGCAACGATCGCGAACGCTCCGACAGAAAGAACACTTGCATGGTCTCGAGATTGAAAAAAACAATCAGCAAAATGAAATCAAGAATTTGACGGCTATGTTAGCTGGTGAGGAAAAGGAACGTACACGTCTTGCCCGCGATCTGCATGATGGGCTGGGCGGGCTGCTGTCGGGTGCAAAGCTCGGCCTTTCGTCATTGAGTGAAGGTCCATCAGAGGCATCATCGGTCAAAGATGGTATTTCGAAAAGCATAGCCCTCCTCGATAATGCGGTGGATGAGCTGCGCCGTCTGGCCCACAATCTTATGCCCGATCTAATTATTAAATATGGCCTGAAAGAGGCCTTGCAAGACTACGCTGCCCGCATGAGCCATGTTAAATGTCAGGTGGAATGTGAATTTCTGCAGTTTGAGTCGAAGCTGACTGCCGAGCAGGAAATATCTTTATATCGGATTATCCAGGAACTGGTCAACAATGCCCTGAAACACGCTCGTGCTTCAAATATCCTCATACAGCTTTCGTCTTATAATGAGCGTCTCCACCTCACCATCGAAGATGATGGCAGGGGCTTTGATACCAACACCGTCGATCTACAGCATTCCGCTGGTATGCACAATGTACGCTCGAGGCTTTCGTTTCTGCATGGCGACATGAAAATAAGATCGGTCGTAGGAGAAGGCACGACAATAGAGATAGAAATACCCATGGTTTAA
- a CDS encoding DEAD/DEAH box helicase, translating to MSLEKLKLSKRLTATMTELGYLAPKEIQSRCISRILGGQDVIAIAPEGAGKTTTYVLSTLTKLKFTDDEAPKFLILAPNEERIDEIVEKFYQLSKNKQLRIIGLRAGGSMEDEIEELVEGKDIVVATPNRARAIYLKLALNLNRIQALIIDDAEEIIKQGMQTAVRELAESCGKVQHLVFSTVEHQKLYDMIDDHLNENYAVVEVEELENETVDTLDLLLYHVPNFTTKINLLNLLLEDKEVFQKVVVFVNSKLTAQKLAKSLFHQNEEEIAILNPLFYDDFGFDSVADFKASDASRALIIARENSPEVDLADIPFIFQFELPNEKEQFLQYLVKDNSNAETVVLTFSTDLELPMVRKIEQVIGKRMDILDLPEDLVIYNPSADNKKRKTNSIAENDESRGGAFHQKKESNAKNYNYGGGEKAKMKMKKK from the coding sequence GTGTCGTTAGAGAAACTAAAATTAAGCAAGAGACTAACTGCTACCATGACCGAACTCGGTTATCTGGCTCCGAAAGAGATTCAGAGTAGATGCATTTCCAGGATTCTTGGTGGACAGGATGTGATCGCCATAGCACCTGAAGGGGCTGGCAAGACCACAACTTACGTATTATCGACCTTGACTAAATTAAAATTTACGGACGATGAGGCCCCCAAGTTCTTGATCCTGGCACCCAACGAAGAGCGCATTGACGAGATTGTTGAAAAATTCTACCAGCTCAGCAAAAATAAGCAACTACGTATCATTGGGCTGCGTGCCGGCGGAAGTATGGAAGATGAGATCGAAGAGCTCGTGGAAGGCAAAGACATCGTCGTCGCAACACCAAACCGGGCCCGGGCGATTTATCTGAAACTGGCATTGAACCTCAATCGTATCCAGGCCTTAATTATTGATGATGCCGAAGAAATCATCAAGCAAGGCATGCAGACCGCTGTTCGGGAGCTGGCAGAAAGCTGCGGCAAAGTGCAGCACCTGGTTTTTAGTACAGTGGAACATCAAAAGCTTTATGATATGATTGATGACCATTTGAATGAGAACTATGCAGTGGTCGAAGTGGAAGAGCTTGAAAACGAAACAGTAGACACCTTGGATCTGCTATTATACCATGTACCAAATTTTACGACAAAGATCAACTTGCTCAACCTACTGCTGGAGGATAAGGAAGTGTTTCAAAAAGTTGTGGTTTTTGTCAATTCAAAATTGACAGCGCAAAAATTAGCCAAAAGCCTATTTCATCAGAACGAGGAAGAAATCGCCATATTAAACCCTCTCTTCTATGATGATTTTGGGTTTGACAGCGTAGCGGATTTCAAAGCCAGTGACGCATCCCGTGCACTGATCATCGCCAGGGAAAATTCACCCGAGGTAGACCTTGCTGATATCCCGTTTATTTTCCAGTTTGAGTTGCCCAACGAGAAAGAACAATTCTTGCAGTACCTCGTCAAAGATAATAGCAATGCAGAAACGGTGGTGCTGACTTTTTCCACGGACCTCGAGCTTCCCATGGTCCGAAAAATAGAACAGGTCATCGGTAAACGAATGGATATTCTTGATTTACCTGAAGACCTTGTCATCTACAATCCTTCTGCTGATAATAAGAAGAGAAAAACGAATTCCATAGCTGAAAACGACGAGTCACGGGGTGGTGCTTTCCATCAAAAAAAAGAAAGTAATGCAAAAAACTACAATTACGGCGGCGGTGAAAAAGCAAAAATGAAAATGAAGAAAAAATAA
- a CDS encoding SGNH/GDSL hydrolase family protein: MFSKMTFVVLLSLAISVLKGQENYRWFSPLAVKQVQGRVNNHKISGFQRLPEDLKEHVRGPVWSLGRNAAGLYIDFQTSASEIVVKYQVEGPLNMPHMPTTGVSGLDLYAYDPVTKTWKWAYGQYNFADTVTYSWKNIGAHDNFKYRLYLPLYNTVKWLEIGVPHGLEIQYPPAADSKPIVVYGTSIGQGACASRPGLAWTNQVGRAFDNEVMNLCFSGNGRLEQPILNLMNEVNAACYILDCIPNLSVTTSRTERQLDSLLTHAVTFLRKQHPRTPIILTQHSSGHIPEVFNMDKNEEYQQSSRVLVASFEKLKSWGVEQIYLIPSKDLSLDLNSTVDYAHPNDQGMERIAHGYIHLLKSILK, encoded by the coding sequence ATGTTTTCCAAAATGACTTTTGTGGTCTTGCTTTCGCTGGCGATATCGGTATTGAAAGGCCAGGAAAATTATCGCTGGTTTTCACCACTTGCAGTTAAACAGGTGCAAGGCCGTGTAAACAATCATAAAATATCCGGCTTCCAGCGGCTTCCAGAAGATTTGAAAGAACACGTACGGGGCCCAGTATGGTCATTGGGGCGGAATGCTGCCGGCCTCTATATTGACTTCCAGACCTCGGCCTCAGAGATTGTGGTTAAATATCAAGTTGAAGGCCCGCTCAATATGCCACATATGCCAACGACGGGAGTGAGCGGTTTGGACCTTTATGCCTATGATCCGGTGACCAAAACCTGGAAATGGGCTTACGGTCAGTACAACTTTGCAGATACAGTCACGTATTCCTGGAAAAATATCGGCGCTCATGATAACTTCAAGTACAGGTTATATCTTCCTTTATACAACACAGTTAAATGGCTTGAGATCGGCGTTCCCCATGGCCTGGAGATTCAATATCCTCCGGCCGCTGACAGCAAACCGATCGTAGTGTACGGTACTTCCATCGGGCAAGGGGCATGTGCCAGCCGTCCTGGACTTGCGTGGACAAACCAAGTTGGACGGGCCTTCGACAACGAGGTCATGAATCTTTGTTTTTCGGGTAATGGGCGGCTAGAGCAACCGATTTTAAATCTGATGAATGAAGTCAATGCAGCTTGTTATATCTTGGATTGCATTCCGAACCTGTCGGTTACCACTTCCCGAACGGAGAGGCAGTTGGACTCCTTATTGACGCATGCTGTCACATTTTTGCGAAAGCAGCATCCAAGGACACCCATCATTCTGACACAGCATAGTTCCGGGCATATTCCCGAAGTTTTTAATATGGATAAAAACGAAGAATATCAGCAGAGTAGCCGCGTATTGGTGGCAAGCTTCGAAAAACTGAAGTCATGGGGTGTCGAACAGATTTACCTCATACCGTCTAAAGATCTGAGTTTGGATTTAAATTCGACGGTAGACTATGCACATCCGAACGATCAAGGGATGGAACGCATTGCCCATGGATATATTCACTTGTTAAAGAGTATATTAAAATAG